The DNA window CCTGACCTGCGCGAGAAGTCTCCCGTCGGGGGAAAGCCGCAGCAGCTCGCCGTAGCGGCCGATCTGCTCGTGGTAGGTGGGCAGCCCGATGGTCCCGTCGGCGAACAGGATCGGGTTGGCGCGCACCAGCGCCGACCGGTTCATCACCGGCGATAGCGGCAGGTGGCGAGCCGCCGGTCCTGGGGCGAGGCCGGCCCCGAGCGGCATCACGGCGATCTTCGACATGGCCCAGCCGCCGAACGACACCGTCGTGGCGAAGAGGAGCGGCGGCCCGCCGGGCGCCTGCGCGACCACGCTGTTGCCGAGCTTGCGGAGCGCCTGCTCCGGCCGGACCGCCGCCTGCACCTGGGGTGCCGACACGAGAGACTCCGGCGCCGGCCCGATCCGTGGTCCGCCGGGCCCGCGCACAACCATGCGGCCGATGACCACGTCGGTCGCCCCCTCGCGGCTGCCGTCGAACCAGAGGGCCGAGAGCGTGCCGTCCTCGGCCTCGAAGAGGCTCGGCGAATGGGCGTGCCCGGCGGGCTTCACATAGTCGAGCAGATCCTCGAACAGCGGCGGCAACGCGCGCGCGCTTGCGGCGAGTTCCTCGGGCTCCAGCGCGAAGCCCCAGCCGAGCGGCGCCGGCGCCCGCGTCAGCGCCACCGCCGACAGGCCGAGCCAGGCCACGGCCGCCACGCCCAGGATCGTGTTTCGGACGGACGGCAGGGCGGATCTCCTCCGGCAGGGCCGCCCGGTCCGGCCGCCCGCGCTTCCCAGTTAGGCCCCCGCCCCCGCGTCGTCAACGGGCGGGGCGCCCCGTTGCCGGAGCCGCTTACCCGCCCTCGTGTTTCGTGCTAGCAACCCGGCCGACGGACCCACCCGAGCGAGTGCCATGGACGACCTCTACCGCCGCCTCCCGCCGACCGGCTTCGCCCCGAGGGCGGGCGAGCTCCATGCCGAGGGCGTCCCCCTGTCGGCGATCGCGGCCGCGGTCGGCACGCCCGTCTACGTCTACTCGGCCGCACGGTTGCGCGAGCGCGTGCGCGCCCTGAAGGCCGCCGTCGGGCCGCTCGGGGTCGCCGTCCACTTCGCCATGAAGTCCAACGCCAACCAGGCGGTCCTCGCCCTCATGGCCGCCGAGGGCATCGGCGCCGACATCGTCTCGGGCGGCGAGATGGCCCGGGCGCTGGCGGCCGGCATGGCGCCGCGTCACGTCGTCTTCTCCGGCGTCGGCAAGACCGCGGCCGAGATCGCCGCCGCGCTCGACGCGGGCCTGCATCAGATCAATGTCGAGTCCTTCGAGGAACTCCGCCTGGTCGACGAGATCGCGGGCGCCAAGGGCCGGGTCGCCGATGTGGCGCTGCGCGTCAACCCGGACGTCGACGCCGAGACCCACGCCAAGATCACCACCGGCAAGAAGGACAACAAGTTCGGCATCGACGCCAGCACGCTCGGCCGCCTGGACAACGAGGTGAAGGCCCTGCCCCACGTCCGGGTGGTCGGTCTCGCCATGCACATCGGCTCGCAGATCATGACCCCCGCGCCCTTCCTGACCGCCTACGGCCGGGTGGCGGCGCTCGCCGAGGAACTGCGCCGCAAGGGCTACCCGCTGACCCGCCTCGATCTCGGCGGCGGCTTCGGCATCCCCTACGAGAACGAGCTGGAGTTCTCCTTCGCCGACCTCGCCGACGCGATCCGGGCGACCGTCCACGGCCGGGGTTTCGACCTCTCCATCGAGCCCGGCCGCTCGCTGGTCGCCGACGCCGGCATCCTGCTCGCACGCACGATCTTCGTGAAGGATGCGGGCGGCATGCATTTCCTCGTGCTCGACGCGGCCATGAACGACCTCGTCCGCCCCGCCATGTACGAGGCCCACCACGACATCGTGCCGGTCCGCATCCCCGCGCCGGCCGCGCCGACGGTCGAGTACGACATCGTCGGGCCGATCTGCGAGAGTTCCGACACCTTCGCCAAACGCCGCCGCCTGCCCGCGCTCGCCGCCGGCGACCTCGTCGCCATCGCGACCGCCGGCGCCTATGGGGCGACCATGTCGTCGACCTACAACGCCCGCCCGCTCGCCCCCGAGGTGCTGGTCGACGGCACCCGCTGGGCGACGGTCCGTCGCCGGGTCGAGGTGGCCGAGCAGATCGGCTGGGACCAGGTCCCCGACTGGATCGGCCCGGCGAAGCCGGGGCAGCGGGCGGCCGAGTAGCCGCCGCTCGACCGTCTCACTTCGGCGCCACCGCGTAGGTCTCGACCGGCGGCACCGTGTCGATCAGCCCCTTGGCCTTCAGGAACGCCGCGAAGCGCTCGGTGCGGCCGACGTCGAGCGCGGCGGGCCGCTTGGCGAAACGCGGCAGCGTATCGAAGAAGGCCCGGCGGTTCAGCTCGTCGTCGAGCTTCTTGTCGGACGCCTTGAACAGCGCCCAGGCCTCGGCCGGGTTGTTGGTCAGCCACAGCGTCGCCTTCTCGACCGCCGCCAGGAAACGCGGCAGCCGCGGATCCCCGGTCCGGTCCCGGCGGGCCAGATAGATCAGCTCGTCATAGGCCGGGATGCCCAGCTCCTCGGGAAAGAAAGCCCGCCCCTTCTTGCCGGCGAGCTCCAGTTCGGTGAGTTCGAAGTTCCGGTAGCCGCCCACGACCGCGTCCACCTGCCCTGACAGGAGCGCTCCCGTCAGGGCGAAGTTGACGTTGACGAGTTCCACGTCCTTGGCCGTCAGGCCGGCGCCCTCCAGCATCTGCAGCAGCACCGCGTCCTCGAAGCCGGACACCGAGTAGCCGACCTTCTTGCCCTTGAGGTCCTTGACCGTCTTCACCGGCCCGTCCGCGAGCACGATGACGGTGTTGAGCGGCGTCTCGACCAGCGTGCCGAAGCGGG is part of the Prosthecomicrobium sp. N25 genome and encodes:
- a CDS encoding sialidase family protein; this translates as MAAVAWLGLSAVALTRAPAPLGWGFALEPEELAASARALPPLFEDLLDYVKPAGHAHSPSLFEAEDGTLSALWFDGSREGATDVVIGRMVVRGPGGPRIGPAPESLVSAPQVQAAVRPEQALRKLGNSVVAQAPGGPPLLFATTVSFGGWAMSKIAVMPLGAGLAPGPAARHLPLSPVMNRSALVRANPILFADGTIGLPTYHEQIGRYGELLRLSPDGRLLAQVRMSHGMGGIQPVVVPLDRLRAVAYLRNFSGDRTFLLRTRTADGGRTWSPLERTALASLNSPAAAARLSSGAVVVVYNDGPERRDRLVLAVSTDQGETFRTIHVLEDGVARPGDARYPTLIRLRDGSFALAFSTRSRGGIRVVRFTEAWVAQELARAGGEARP
- the lysA gene encoding diaminopimelate decarboxylase, with the translated sequence MDDLYRRLPPTGFAPRAGELHAEGVPLSAIAAAVGTPVYVYSAARLRERVRALKAAVGPLGVAVHFAMKSNANQAVLALMAAEGIGADIVSGGEMARALAAGMAPRHVVFSGVGKTAAEIAAALDAGLHQINVESFEELRLVDEIAGAKGRVADVALRVNPDVDAETHAKITTGKKDNKFGIDASTLGRLDNEVKALPHVRVVGLAMHIGSQIMTPAPFLTAYGRVAALAEELRRKGYPLTRLDLGGGFGIPYENELEFSFADLADAIRATVHGRGFDLSIEPGRSLVADAGILLARTIFVKDAGGMHFLVLDAAMNDLVRPAMYEAHHDIVPVRIPAPAAPTVEYDIVGPICESSDTFAKRRRLPALAAGDLVAIATAGAYGATMSSTYNARPLAPEVLVDGTRWATVRRRVEVAEQIGWDQVPDWIGPAKPGQRAAE
- a CDS encoding ABC transporter substrate-binding protein, which translates into the protein MRRLIAAAALSLILASPAGAADKLSVALDWFVNPDHAPLVVAREKGFFAAEGLDVELIAPADPSAPPRLLAAGQVDVAISYQPSLHLAVKEGLPVARFGTLVETPLNTVIVLADGPVKTVKDLKGKKVGYSVSGFEDAVLLQMLEGAGLTAKDVELVNVNFALTGALLSGQVDAVVGGYRNFELTELELAGKKGRAFFPEELGIPAYDELIYLARRDRTGDPRLPRFLAAVEKATLWLTNNPAEAWALFKASDKKLDDELNRRAFFDTLPRFAKRPAALDVGRTERFAAFLKAKGLIDTVPPVETYAVAPK